One genomic region from Streptomyces sp. NBC_00582 encodes:
- the sufB gene encoding Fe-S cluster assembly protein SufB, whose amino-acid sequence MTLPTETAHPELEGLGKYEYGWADSDEAGAAAKRGLNEDVVKDISGKKSEPEWMTKLRLKGLKLFEKKPMPNWGSDLSGIDFDNIKYFVRSTEKQAESWEDLPEDIKNTYDKLGIPEAEKQRLVAGVAAQYESEVVYHQIREDLEEQGVIFLDTDTALKEHPELFKEYFGTVIPAGDNKFAALNTAVWSGGSFIYVPKGVHVEIPLQAYFRINTENMGQFERTLIIVDEGAYVHYVEGCTAPIYKSDSLHSAVVEIIVKKNARCRYTTIQNWSNNVYNLVTKRAVAYEGATMEWIDGNIGSKVTMKYPAVYLMGEHAKGETLSIAFAGEGQHQDAGSKMVHMAPNTSSNIVSKSVARGGGRTSYRGLVEIGEGAHGSKSNVLCDALLVDTISRSDTYPYVDVREDDVSMGHEATVSKVSEDQLFYLMSRGLSEFEAMAMIVRGFVEPIAKELPMEYALELNRLIELQMEGAVG is encoded by the coding sequence ATGACTCTCCCCACGGAGACTGCCCACCCCGAACTCGAGGGTCTGGGCAAGTACGAATACGGCTGGGCCGACTCCGACGAGGCCGGTGCAGCGGCGAAGCGCGGTCTGAACGAGGACGTCGTCAAGGACATCTCCGGGAAGAAGTCCGAGCCGGAGTGGATGACCAAGCTCCGCCTCAAGGGCCTGAAGCTCTTCGAGAAGAAGCCCATGCCGAACTGGGGCTCCGACCTCTCCGGCATCGACTTCGACAACATCAAGTACTTCGTGCGCTCCACGGAGAAGCAGGCGGAGTCCTGGGAGGACCTGCCCGAGGACATCAAGAACACCTACGACAAGCTGGGCATCCCGGAGGCCGAGAAGCAGCGCCTCGTCGCCGGTGTCGCCGCCCAGTACGAGTCGGAGGTCGTCTACCACCAGATCCGTGAGGACCTGGAGGAGCAGGGCGTCATCTTCCTCGACACCGACACCGCCCTGAAGGAGCACCCGGAGCTCTTCAAGGAGTACTTCGGCACCGTCATCCCCGCCGGTGACAACAAGTTCGCCGCGCTGAACACCGCCGTGTGGTCCGGCGGCTCCTTCATCTACGTGCCGAAGGGCGTGCACGTCGAGATCCCGCTCCAGGCCTACTTCCGGATCAACACGGAGAACATGGGCCAGTTCGAGCGGACCCTGATCATCGTCGACGAGGGCGCCTACGTGCACTACGTCGAGGGCTGTACCGCCCCGATCTACAAGTCGGACTCCCTGCACAGCGCGGTCGTCGAGATCATCGTCAAGAAGAACGCCCGCTGCCGCTACACGACCATCCAGAACTGGTCGAACAACGTCTACAACCTGGTCACCAAGCGCGCCGTCGCCTACGAGGGCGCCACCATGGAGTGGATCGACGGCAACATCGGCTCCAAGGTGACGATGAAGTACCCCGCCGTCTACCTCATGGGCGAGCACGCCAAGGGCGAGACGCTCTCCATCGCCTTCGCGGGCGAGGGCCAGCACCAGGACGCCGGCTCCAAGATGGTCCACATGGCGCCGAACACCTCCTCCAACATCGTCTCCAAGTCGGTGGCGCGAGGCGGCGGCCGTACCTCCTACCGCGGTCTCGTCGAGATCGGCGAGGGCGCCCACGGCTCCAAGTCCAACGTGCTGTGCGACGCGCTGCTCGTCGACACCATCTCCCGTTCGGACACCTACCCCTACGTGGACGTCCGCGAGGACGACGTGTCCATGGGCCACGAGGCGACCGTCTCCAAGGTCTCCGAGGACCAGCTCTTCTACCTGATGAGCCGTGGTCTCTCCGAGTTCGAGGCGATGGCGATGATCGTGCGCGGCTTCGTCGAGCCCATCGCGAAGGAGCTGCCGATGGAGTACGCGCTGGAGCTCAACCGGCTGATCGAGCTGCAGATGGAAGGCGCGGTCGGCTAA
- the sufC gene encoding Fe-S cluster assembly ATPase SufC, producing MATLEIRDLHVTVEADNATKEILKGVDLTVKQGETHAIMGPNGSGKSTLAYSLAGHPKYTITGGTVLLDGEDVLEMSVDERARAGLFLAMQYPVEVPGVSVSNFLRTSATAIRGEAPKLRTWVKEVKEAMERLNMDPSFAERNVNEGFSGGEKKRHEILQLELLKPKVAILDETDSGLDVDALRIVSEGVNRVRETGEVGTLLITHYTRILRYIKPDHVHVFANGRIVESGGPELADKLEAEGYEAYAKQDVVHTKGGASE from the coding sequence ATGGCAACGCTTGAAATCCGAGACCTGCACGTCACCGTCGAGGCCGACAACGCCACGAAGGAGATCCTCAAGGGCGTCGACCTCACCGTGAAGCAGGGCGAGACGCACGCCATCATGGGCCCCAACGGCTCCGGCAAGTCGACCCTCGCCTACTCCCTCGCGGGCCACCCGAAGTACACGATCACCGGCGGCACCGTGCTGCTCGACGGCGAGGACGTCCTGGAGATGTCCGTCGACGAGCGCGCCCGCGCGGGCCTGTTCCTGGCGATGCAGTACCCGGTCGAGGTCCCCGGCGTCTCGGTCTCCAACTTCCTGCGTACCTCCGCCACCGCCATCCGCGGCGAGGCCCCCAAGCTGCGCACCTGGGTGAAGGAGGTCAAGGAGGCCATGGAGCGCCTCAACATGGACCCCTCCTTCGCCGAGCGCAACGTCAACGAGGGCTTCTCCGGCGGTGAGAAGAAGCGCCACGAGATCCTCCAGCTCGAACTGCTCAAGCCGAAGGTCGCGATCCTCGACGAGACGGACTCCGGTCTGGACGTCGACGCCCTTCGCATCGTCTCCGAGGGCGTCAACCGCGTCCGCGAGACCGGCGAGGTCGGCACCCTGCTGATCACGCACTACACGCGCATCCTGCGCTACATCAAGCCCGACCACGTGCACGTGTTCGCCAACGGCAGGATCGTCGAGTCGGGTGGCCCCGAGCTCGCCGACAAGCTGGAGGCCGAGGGCTACGAGGCTTATGCAAAGCAGGACGTAGTCCACACGAAGGGTGGCGCATCCGAGTGA
- the sufD gene encoding Fe-S cluster assembly protein SufD, whose amino-acid sequence MAEAQNSPTFGSAQAGGPPSVGSTTAGAIAVAAESTVATRMSAPPSFDVADFPVPHGREEEWRFTPLERLRGLHDGTAVATGEGVKVAVDAPEGVIVETVDRDDPRLGRAGTPVDRVAAQAYSAFDKAGVITVPKETVLTEPIRIAVHGEGGTSFGHQVIQLGAFAEAVVVIDHTGDAVLAANVEYVLGDGAKLTVVSVQDWDDKAVHVAQHNALVGRDASFKSVVVTFGGDVVRLHPRVAYAGTGGEAELFGLYFTDAGQHQEHRLLVDHNVPHCKSNVVYKGALQGDDAHAVWIGDVLIEAKAEGTDTYEMNRNLVLTDGARVDSVPNLEIETGEIVGAGHASATGRFDDEQLFYLMARGIPADEARRLVVRGFFAELVQQIGVPDIEERLLGKIETELEATV is encoded by the coding sequence ATGGCTGAGGCTCAGAACTCCCCCACCTTCGGCTCCGCTCAGGCGGGGGGACCCCCATCGGTGGGCAGCACCACCGCCGGCGCGATCGCGGTCGCCGCCGAGTCGACCGTCGCCACGCGCATGAGCGCGCCCCCGTCCTTCGACGTCGCGGACTTCCCGGTCCCGCACGGCCGTGAGGAGGAGTGGCGGTTCACCCCGCTGGAGCGCCTGCGCGGTCTGCACGACGGCACCGCCGTCGCCACCGGCGAGGGCGTCAAGGTCGCCGTCGATGCCCCCGAGGGCGTCATCGTCGAGACCGTCGACCGCGACGACCCGCGCCTCGGCAGGGCCGGCACCCCCGTGGACCGGGTCGCCGCCCAGGCCTACTCGGCGTTCGACAAGGCCGGCGTGATCACCGTCCCCAAGGAGACGGTCCTCACCGAGCCCATCCGCATCGCGGTGCACGGCGAGGGCGGCACCTCCTTCGGGCACCAGGTCATCCAGCTCGGAGCCTTCGCCGAGGCCGTCGTCGTCATCGACCACACCGGTGACGCCGTGCTCGCCGCCAACGTCGAGTACGTCCTCGGCGACGGCGCCAAGCTCACCGTCGTCTCCGTCCAGGACTGGGACGACAAGGCCGTCCACGTGGCCCAGCACAACGCCCTCGTCGGCCGCGACGCCTCCTTCAAGTCCGTGGTCGTCACCTTCGGCGGCGACGTCGTACGCCTGCACCCGCGCGTCGCCTACGCCGGCACCGGCGGCGAGGCCGAGCTGTTCGGCCTGTACTTCACCGACGCCGGCCAGCACCAGGAGCACCGCCTGCTGGTCGACCACAACGTCCCCCACTGCAAGTCCAACGTCGTCTACAAGGGCGCCCTCCAGGGCGACGACGCGCACGCGGTGTGGATCGGTGACGTGCTGATCGAGGCCAAGGCCGAGGGCACCGACACCTACGAGATGAACCGCAACCTGGTCCTCACGGACGGCGCGCGCGTCGACTCGGTGCCGAACCTGGAGATCGAGACCGGCGAGATCGTCGGCGCCGGCCACGCCTCCGCCACCGGCCGCTTCGACGACGAGCAGCTCTTCTACCTGATGGCGCGCGGCATCCCGGCCGACGAGGCCCGCCGCCTGGTGGTCCGCGGCTTCTTCGCCGAGCTGGTCCAGCAGATCGGCGTCCCGGACATCGAGGAGCGCCTGCTCGGCAAGATCGAGACCGAGCTGGAGGCCACGGTCTGA
- a CDS encoding DMT family transporter, with protein MGYLTLSGAIAAEVAATTAMKYSEGFSRLWPTLLTAVGYVISFFLLAQTLKSVGIGTAYAIWAGVGTATIAVIGLALFGESLTLTKIAGIGLIIGGVVVLNLGGAH; from the coding sequence ATGGGATACCTGACGCTCTCCGGAGCCATTGCCGCCGAGGTCGCCGCGACGACCGCGATGAAGTACAGCGAGGGCTTCAGCAGGCTCTGGCCCACCCTCCTGACGGCCGTCGGGTATGTGATCTCCTTCTTCCTTCTGGCCCAGACCCTGAAGTCGGTGGGGATCGGTACGGCGTACGCGATCTGGGCGGGGGTCGGCACCGCGACCATCGCCGTGATCGGTCTGGCCCTCTTCGGTGAGTCCCTCACCCTCACCAAGATCGCCGGAATCGGGCTGATCATCGGGGGAGTGGTGGTCCTGAACCTCGGGGGTGCCCACTGA
- a CDS encoding non-heme iron oxygenase ferredoxin subunit, protein MAAFVRACGLSELEEDTPKRVELDGTPVSVVRTEGEVFAIHDICSHANVSLAEGEVDDCHIECWLHGSRFDLRSGKPDSLPATRPVPVYPVKIEGDDVLVSLTQES, encoded by the coding sequence ATGGCGGCCTTCGTACGCGCCTGCGGACTGAGCGAGCTGGAGGAGGACACCCCGAAAAGGGTGGAACTCGACGGCACGCCCGTCTCGGTCGTCCGTACCGAGGGAGAGGTGTTCGCCATCCACGACATCTGCTCCCACGCGAACGTCTCGCTCGCCGAGGGCGAGGTCGACGACTGCCACATCGAGTGCTGGCTGCACGGCTCGCGTTTCGACCTGCGCTCCGGCAAGCCCGACAGCCTTCCCGCGACGCGCCCCGTCCCCGTATACCCCGTCAAGATCGAAGGGGACGACGTGCTCGTCTCCCTCACCCAGGAGTCCTGA
- a CDS encoding cysteine desulfurase, whose translation MTQLPGLLDTEAIRKDFPVLDRLVHDDKKLVYLDNAATSQKPRQVLDALSEYYERYNANVHRGVHVLAEEATALYEGARDKVAAFVNAPSRDEVIFTKNASESLNLVANMLGWADEPYRVDRETEIVITEMEHHSNIVPWQLLAQRTGAKLKWFGLTDDGRLDLSNIDEIITEKTKIVSFVLVSNILGTVNPVEAIVRRAQEVGALVCIDASQAAPHMPLDVQALQADFVAFTGHKMCGPTGIGVLWGRQELLEDLPPFLGGGEMIETVSMHSSTYAPAPHKFEAGTPPIAQAVGLGAAIDYLNAIGMDKILAHEHALTEYAVKKLGEVPDLRIIGPTTAEDRGAAISFTLGDIHPHDVGQVLDEQGIAVRVGHHCARPVCLRYGIPATTRASFYLYSTPAEIDALVDGLEHVRNFFG comes from the coding sequence GTGACACAGCTGCCGGGCCTCCTCGACACCGAGGCGATCCGTAAGGACTTCCCCGTCCTGGACCGGCTGGTCCACGACGACAAGAAGCTCGTGTACCTGGACAACGCGGCGACCTCGCAGAAGCCGCGCCAGGTGCTGGACGCCCTGAGCGAGTACTACGAGCGCTACAACGCCAACGTCCACCGCGGTGTGCATGTGCTCGCCGAGGAGGCCACGGCGCTGTACGAGGGCGCGCGCGACAAGGTCGCCGCGTTCGTCAACGCGCCCAGCCGCGACGAGGTGATCTTCACCAAGAACGCCTCCGAGTCGCTGAACCTCGTGGCGAACATGCTCGGCTGGGCCGACGAGCCCTACCGGGTGGACCGCGAGACCGAGATCGTCATCACGGAGATGGAGCACCACTCCAACATCGTGCCGTGGCAGCTCCTCGCGCAGCGCACGGGCGCGAAGCTGAAGTGGTTCGGCCTCACGGACGACGGCCGCCTCGACCTCTCCAACATCGACGAGATCATCACGGAGAAGACGAAGATCGTCTCCTTCGTCCTGGTCTCGAACATCCTGGGCACGGTCAACCCGGTCGAGGCGATAGTGCGCCGCGCCCAGGAGGTCGGCGCGCTCGTCTGCATCGACGCCTCCCAGGCCGCGCCCCACATGCCCCTGGACGTCCAGGCCCTCCAGGCCGACTTCGTGGCCTTCACCGGCCACAAGATGTGCGGCCCGACCGGCATCGGCGTCCTGTGGGGCCGCCAGGAACTCCTGGAGGACCTGCCCCCGTTCCTCGGCGGCGGCGAGATGATCGAGACGGTGTCGATGCACTCCTCGACGTACGCGCCCGCCCCCCACAAGTTCGAGGCGGGCACCCCGCCGATCGCGCAGGCGGTCGGTCTCGGAGCGGCGATCGACTACCTGAACGCCATCGGCATGGACAAGATCCTGGCCCATGAGCACGCCCTCACCGAGTACGCGGTGAAGAAGCTGGGCGAGGTCCCGGACCTGCGCATCATCGGCCCCACCACGGCCGAGGACCGGGGCGCCGCGATCTCCTTCACGCTCGGCGACATCCACCCGCACGACGTGGGCCAGGTGCTGGACGAGCAGGGCATCGCGGTCCGGGTGGGCCACCACTGCGCCCGGCCCGTCTGCCTCAGGTACGGAATTCCCGCGACCACGCGAGCGTCGTTCTATCTGTACTCCACGCCGGCCGAGATCGACGCGCTGGTCGACGGCCTGGAGCACGTACGGAACTTCTTCGGCTGA
- a CDS encoding helix-turn-helix transcriptional regulator has protein sequence MKNVGEARETPTGAPQEEFATGERSTRNRVARSILDHGPSTVAELADRLGLTPAAVRRHLDALVADDVVQPREQRVYGARTRGRPAKVFALTDCGRDAFDQSYDKLAADALSWIQQRFGGDEAVVAFARARIAEQAGAYREAIEAAAPEERTEALAKALSADGYAATARSAPVGEQLCQHHCPVAHVAEKFPQLCEAETEIFSQLLGTHVQRLATIAHGDGVCTTFIPKISHEASASTAGRNPA, from the coding sequence GTGAAAAACGTCGGCGAGGCTCGGGAGACCCCCACGGGGGCCCCTCAGGAGGAGTTCGCGACCGGTGAGCGTTCGACGCGCAACCGGGTCGCGCGGTCCATCCTGGACCACGGGCCGTCGACCGTCGCCGAGCTGGCCGACCGGCTGGGGCTCACCCCCGCGGCCGTCCGCCGCCACCTCGACGCACTGGTCGCCGACGACGTCGTACAGCCCCGCGAGCAGCGGGTGTACGGGGCGCGCACGCGCGGCCGGCCGGCGAAGGTCTTCGCCCTCACCGACTGCGGCCGGGACGCCTTCGACCAGTCCTACGACAAGCTCGCCGCCGACGCCCTGAGCTGGATCCAGCAGCGCTTCGGCGGGGACGAGGCGGTCGTCGCCTTCGCCCGCGCGAGGATCGCCGAGCAGGCCGGCGCGTACCGCGAGGCGATCGAGGCCGCCGCCCCCGAGGAGCGGACGGAGGCCCTGGCCAAGGCCCTGAGCGCGGACGGGTACGCTGCCACGGCGCGCAGCGCACCGGTCGGCGAGCAGCTCTGCCAGCACCACTGCCCCGTAGCGCACGTCGCCGAGAAGTTCCCGCAACTGTGCGAGGCGGAGACCGAGATCTTCTCGCAGTTGCTGGGAACCCATGTCCAGCGACTGGCGACCATCGCCCACGGCGACGGCGTCTGCACGACGTTCATCCCCAAAATTTCCCACGAAGCATCTGCCAGCACGGCCGGGAGGAACCCCGCATGA
- a CDS encoding AbfB domain-containing protein encodes MPENKSRPPQDQPWEQGWAPDTSRAPGTRRLWLAGGLAVATVVACVTAIAVNDQESDGRSDAREARALSGDPTSDGLISFATPSASVSGATSAAGDGKEGGNSASPSVSSSPSAAGDASSAADASDDSSPSPHTSGKASASPTRKPSEPTPTSYERSVQSVNYPDRYWHLSSGLVKLDPLRGSESREDSTFTVVKGLTDSACYSFKTDDGRYLRHRNFVLRADSYDGSALFKQDATFCARSSSYSGAVMLESVNYPGRYLRHKDFQVRLDSYQNSGLYRADSAFRFVAGVS; translated from the coding sequence ATGCCAGAAAACAAGTCCCGGCCGCCCCAGGATCAACCGTGGGAGCAGGGCTGGGCCCCGGACACCTCCCGGGCTCCCGGAACCCGACGGCTCTGGCTGGCCGGCGGTCTCGCTGTGGCCACCGTCGTCGCCTGCGTGACCGCGATCGCGGTCAACGACCAGGAGTCCGACGGGCGTTCGGATGCACGTGAGGCGCGGGCGCTGTCCGGCGACCCGACCTCGGACGGGCTGATCTCGTTCGCCACGCCGTCGGCCTCCGTCAGCGGTGCCACCTCCGCGGCGGGCGACGGCAAGGAGGGCGGCAACAGCGCCTCCCCGTCCGTCTCGTCCTCGCCCTCGGCCGCCGGAGATGCCTCCTCGGCCGCCGACGCGTCGGACGACAGCAGCCCGTCGCCGCACACCTCGGGCAAGGCCTCGGCGTCGCCGACCAGGAAGCCGTCCGAGCCCACGCCGACCAGCTACGAGCGGTCGGTGCAGTCGGTCAACTACCCGGACCGCTACTGGCATCTGAGCAGTGGTCTGGTGAAGCTCGACCCGCTGCGCGGCTCGGAGTCCCGCGAGGACTCCACCTTCACCGTCGTCAAGGGGCTGACGGACAGCGCCTGTTACTCCTTCAAGACGGACGACGGCCGCTATCTGCGGCACCGCAACTTCGTCCTGCGCGCCGACAGCTACGACGGCTCCGCCCTGTTCAAGCAGGACGCCACCTTCTGCGCCCGCTCCTCCTCCTACTCCGGCGCGGTCATGCTGGAGTCGGTGAACTACCCGGGCCGCTATCTGCGCCACAAGGACTTCCAGGTCCGCCTGGACTCGTACCAGAACAGCGGCCTGTACCGCGCCGACTCGGCGTTCCGGTTCGTGGCCGGGGTGAGCTGA
- a CDS encoding MFS transporter, with protein MTVSVSFVFVFLYLTGPRALSPGEAGLLVGLGGTGLVAGNFTGGWYGDHLGHRRVLLTAATASGALLAAVPLLPTPALYAALPLAQYTAGVQRAANAALVAVIVPEGARRQAFALIRASANGGFTIGPILGAAIATHLSYDYLYAIEGVSSLALAAWTARVVPGGTAPHPTRTPHQRAALWPELRTRPAVLTLLLAIAITDIVYRQQYSTFPLYLADHHMDTGVYGALLAVNGAVLLCLELPAALALRRHAPLRIVGTGLLLVGAGYATLLLGATITTAVAMMTLLTLGELLYKTTATAYMADEAPPHVQGRFQSLYAGASISGVVLAAPLGGTLYEASPATLWPLCTTLALLAGAAVLTTARKQPHTPADRLPPAEARTAGRPHDGEGAVAVPRSPSSSSSQPRPTADPPRPTLPPPPPARPAT; from the coding sequence ATGACCGTCAGCGTCAGTTTCGTCTTCGTCTTCCTCTACCTGACCGGCCCCCGCGCCCTGAGCCCCGGCGAGGCGGGCCTGCTGGTGGGCCTCGGCGGAACGGGCCTGGTCGCGGGCAACTTCACGGGCGGCTGGTACGGCGACCACCTCGGCCACCGCCGCGTCCTCCTCACCGCCGCGACGGCCTCCGGCGCACTCCTCGCCGCGGTCCCCCTCCTGCCCACCCCCGCCCTCTACGCCGCCCTGCCCCTCGCCCAGTACACCGCCGGCGTCCAACGCGCGGCCAACGCCGCCCTGGTCGCGGTGATCGTCCCCGAGGGCGCCCGCCGCCAGGCCTTCGCCCTGATCCGGGCCTCGGCGAACGGCGGCTTCACGATCGGGCCCATCCTCGGCGCCGCGATCGCGACACACCTCTCCTACGACTACCTCTACGCGATCGAAGGCGTCAGCAGTCTGGCCCTGGCCGCCTGGACGGCCCGCGTGGTCCCCGGGGGAACGGCCCCGCACCCCACCCGAACCCCCCACCAGCGGGCCGCCCTCTGGCCGGAACTACGCACCCGCCCCGCCGTCCTCACCCTCCTGCTCGCCATAGCGATCACCGACATCGTCTACCGCCAGCAGTACTCCACGTTCCCGCTCTACCTGGCCGACCACCACATGGACACGGGCGTGTACGGCGCACTCCTCGCCGTCAACGGAGCGGTCCTCCTCTGCCTGGAACTCCCGGCGGCACTGGCCCTGCGCCGCCACGCCCCCCTCCGCATCGTCGGAACGGGCCTGCTTCTCGTGGGCGCCGGCTACGCCACCCTCCTCCTCGGCGCGACGATCACCACGGCGGTCGCCATGATGACCCTCCTCACCCTCGGTGAACTCCTCTACAAGACAACGGCCACGGCCTATATGGCCGACGAGGCCCCACCCCACGTCCAGGGCCGCTTCCAGTCCCTCTACGCGGGCGCGTCGATCAGCGGCGTCGTCCTGGCGGCCCCGTTGGGCGGCACCCTCTACGAAGCGTCCCCGGCCACCCTCTGGCCCCTCTGCACCACCCTGGCCCTCCTGGCCGGTGCGGCGGTACTCACCACAGCCCGCAAGCAGCCGCACACCCCCGCCGACCGCCTGCCACCGGCCGAAGCCAGGACGGCGGGACGGCCGCACGACGGCGAAGGGGCCGTGGCGGTACCCCGCAGCCCGTCGTCCAGCTCGTCTCAGCCCCGCCCCACCGCCGACCCTCCGCGCCCCACCCTGCCCCCGCCCCCACCCGCTCGGCCCGCCACCTGA
- a CDS encoding TetR/AcrR family transcriptional regulator: MARRYDPERRQRIIDAAIRVVGRGGLAALTHRSVAAEADVPLGSTTYHFTTLDDLMTAALRQANEGFAKVVAARGALSDPRTDLPTELAAWLGEWLARDRTGVELEYELYLAALRRPALRPVAAEWADGTAALLARRTDPLTARALVALMDGICLQVLLTDTPYDERYAREALSRLIPPPPAAAPR; encoded by the coding sequence ATGGCCCGCCGTTACGACCCCGAGCGCCGCCAGCGGATCATCGACGCGGCGATCCGCGTGGTCGGCCGGGGCGGCCTGGCCGCTCTGACCCACCGCTCGGTCGCGGCCGAGGCGGACGTCCCCCTGGGCTCCACCACGTACCACTTCACCACCCTCGACGACCTGATGACGGCCGCCCTGCGCCAGGCCAACGAGGGCTTCGCCAAGGTGGTCGCGGCCCGCGGCGCCCTGTCGGACCCCCGGACCGATTTGCCCACCGAACTGGCGGCCTGGCTCGGCGAATGGCTCGCCCGCGACCGCACCGGCGTGGAACTGGAATACGAGCTCTACCTCGCCGCCCTGCGCCGCCCCGCCCTGCGCCCCGTGGCGGCCGAATGGGCCGACGGCACGGCCGCTCTCCTCGCCCGCCGCACCGACCCGCTGACCGCCCGCGCCCTGGTGGCTCTCATGGACGGCATCTGTCTCCAGGTCCTGCTCACGGACACCCCCTACGACGAGCGGTACGCCCGCGAGGCCCTCTCCCGCCTCATCCCCCCGCCCCCAGCCGCCGCACCACGCTGA
- a CDS encoding metal-sulfur cluster assembly factor encodes MSETIEMKPASEEELREALYDVVDPELGIDVVNLGLIYGIHIDDANIATIDMTLTSAACPLTDVIEDQAKSATDGLVSELRINWVWMPPWGPDKITDDGREQLRALGFNV; translated from the coding sequence ATGAGCGAGACCATCGAGATGAAGCCCGCCTCGGAGGAGGAGCTGCGCGAGGCGCTGTACGACGTGGTCGACCCCGAGCTGGGCATCGACGTCGTCAACCTCGGGCTGATCTACGGCATCCACATCGACGACGCGAACATCGCGACGATCGACATGACCCTGACCTCGGCGGCCTGCCCGCTGACCGACGTCATCGAGGACCAGGCCAAGTCCGCCACGGACGGCCTCGTCAGCGAACTGCGCATCAACTGGGTCTGGATGCCCCCGTGGGGCCCCGACAAGATCACGGACGACGGCCGCGAGCAGCTCCGCGCGCTGGGCTTCAACGTCTGA
- a CDS encoding winged helix-turn-helix transcriptional regulator — MARRTSLEDSTCAIAQALDVVGDWWTLLIVRDAARGVHRFDALQQELGVSRKVLTERLRLLVEAGVLVRVPYQERPARYEYRLTPRGRALLPVLVALQDWGDAWVLGDGETTATGEEASAEGRRVHALVGTRVPELRLIDDRGEARDPVEDALPYTVLYCFPGAYARGDSYPPGWGDIPGTAGCTLESCTYRDRREEFRAAGAAVRGVSTQRADEQREFAAKEGLGFPLLSDAELALIGALRLPTFRAAGVSRLKRLTLVVDRERVVRDVQYPVTDVAGSVEAALSVVRRLGAGG, encoded by the coding sequence ATGGCCCGCAGGACGAGCCTCGAGGACTCCACCTGCGCGATCGCGCAGGCCCTGGACGTCGTGGGCGACTGGTGGACGCTGCTGATCGTGCGGGACGCGGCGCGCGGGGTGCATCGGTTCGACGCGCTCCAGCAAGAACTCGGGGTGTCCCGGAAGGTGTTGACCGAGCGGCTGCGGCTGCTGGTGGAGGCCGGGGTGCTGGTGCGGGTGCCCTATCAGGAGCGGCCCGCGCGGTACGAGTACCGGCTCACCCCCAGGGGGCGGGCGCTGCTGCCCGTGCTGGTGGCCCTGCAGGACTGGGGGGACGCGTGGGTGCTCGGCGACGGGGAGACCACGGCCACGGGCGAGGAGGCGTCCGCCGAGGGGCGGCGGGTGCACGCGCTGGTGGGGACCCGGGTGCCCGAGCTGCGGCTGATCGACGACCGGGGGGAAGCGCGGGATCCGGTGGAGGACGCGCTGCCGTACACCGTGCTGTACTGCTTTCCGGGCGCCTATGCGCGGGGGGACTCCTATCCCCCGGGGTGGGGGGACATTCCGGGGACCGCGGGGTGCACGCTCGAGTCGTGCACCTATCGGGACCGGCGTGAGGAGTTCCGGGCGGCGGGGGCCGCCGTACGGGGGGTGTCCACCCAACGGGCTGACGAGCAGCGGGAGTTCGCCGCGAAGGAGGGGCTGGGGTTTCCGTTGTTGTCCGATGCCGAGCTGGCGTTGATCGGGGCTCTGCGGCTTCCCACGTTCCGGGCGGCGGGGGTGAGCCGGCTGAAGCGGCTGACGCTGGTGGTGGACCGGGAGCGGGTGGTGCGGGACGTGCAGTATCCGGTGACCGACGTCGCGGGGAGCGTGGAGGCCGCGCTCAGCGTGGTGCGGCGGCTGGGGGCGGGGGGATGA
- the sufU gene encoding Fe-S cluster assembly sulfur transfer protein SufU, whose translation MKLDSMYQEVILDHYKNPHGRGLRDGDAEVHHVNPTCGDEITLRVKYDGTKIEDVSYEGQGCSISQASASVLNELLVGKDVSEAQKIQETFLELMQSKGRIEPDDAMEEVLEDAVAFAGVSKYPARVKCALLSWMAWKDATAQALGGADAERKTA comes from the coding sequence GTGAAGCTGGACTCGATGTACCAGGAAGTCATCCTGGACCACTACAAGAACCCGCACGGGCGTGGTCTCAGGGACGGCGACGCCGAGGTGCACCACGTCAACCCCACGTGCGGTGACGAGATCACCCTGCGGGTGAAGTACGACGGCACGAAGATCGAGGACGTCTCGTACGAGGGCCAGGGCTGCTCCATCAGCCAGGCCAGTGCGTCCGTCCTGAACGAACTCCTCGTCGGCAAGGACGTGTCCGAGGCGCAGAAGATCCAGGAGACCTTCCTGGAGCTGATGCAGTCCAAGGGCAGGATCGAGCCGGACGACGCGATGGAGGAGGTGCTGGAGGACGCGGTCGCGTTCGCCGGTGTCTCCAAGTACCCGGCCCGGGTCAAGTGCGCCCTCCTGAGCTGGATGGCGTGGAAGGACGCGACGGCCCAGGCCCTGGGCGGGGCCGACGCCGAAAGGAAGACGGCATGA